Proteins found in one Luteimonas chenhongjianii genomic segment:
- the panD gene encoding aspartate 1-decarboxylase, with the protein MQLTLLKAKIHRASVTHAELHYEGSCAIDGRLLDLAGIREYERIEIYNIDNGERFATYAIRADVGSGIISVNGAAAHKAGVGDLLIICAYGALDEADVAGFKPKLVYVDRDNRMTHTNESIPAQAA; encoded by the coding sequence ATGCAACTGACCCTGCTCAAAGCCAAGATCCACCGCGCGTCCGTCACCCACGCCGAGCTGCACTACGAAGGCTCGTGCGCCATCGACGGGCGTCTGCTCGACCTGGCGGGCATCCGCGAGTACGAGCGCATCGAGATCTACAACATCGACAACGGTGAGCGTTTCGCGACCTATGCGATCCGCGCCGACGTCGGCAGCGGCATCATCTCGGTCAACGGCGCGGCCGCGCACAAGGCCGGAGTGGGCGATCTGCTGATCATCTGCGCCTACGGCGCGCTGGACGAGGCCGACGTGGCCGGGTTCAAGCCCAAGCTGGTGTATGTCGACCGCGACAACCGCATGACCCACACCAACGAGTCCATTCCGGCGCAGGCCGCCTGA
- the pgi gene encoding glucose-6-phosphate isomerase, translating into MTAAARRIESTLAPHARRLDSARIADLVAADAGRPRDFALRIGGLYASFARQRFDRDARDALVGLGEAASLPQAFRALFDGVTVNTSENRPALHVALRSALSETAIARDANRQAAAARARMAELVAQLQASEVTDIVNVGIGGSDLGPRLVVDALKDFGTGRYRVHFLTNVDGSDAQHLLAGLDPSKTAAILVSKTFSTQETLLNGAVVRDWLGGSERLYAVSANVPRAEAFGVAPERVLPMWDWVGGRYSLWSAVGFSIALAVGMDGFEALLAGAADMDAHALHAPVAANLPLLHALTAVWNRNALGLATHAVLPYDERLALLPAYLQQLVMESLGKSVTPDGQPVGIDTVPVLWGGPGTNSQHSFFQALHQGTQTVPADFIGVVTPAHPYADNHAALLSNLLAQTEALANGYSADDPQKSYPGNRPSTLLLLDRLEPRSLGALIALYEHSVYAQSVLWGINAFDQWGVELGKRIAGELLPAVQGNDVAVSDPVTRALLEEIRAHRV; encoded by the coding sequence ATGACCGCGGCGGCCCGGCGGATCGAAAGCACGCTGGCGCCGCACGCGCGTCGCCTCGATTCGGCGCGTATCGCCGACCTCGTCGCAGCGGATGCGGGTCGTCCGCGCGATTTCGCCCTGCGCATTGGTGGGCTGTACGCGAGCTTCGCGCGCCAGCGGTTCGATCGTGATGCGCGCGATGCACTCGTCGGGTTGGGCGAGGCCGCGTCGCTGCCGCAGGCGTTCCGCGCGCTGTTCGACGGCGTCACCGTCAATACCTCCGAGAACCGCCCTGCGCTGCACGTCGCATTGCGCTCGGCGCTTTCTGAGACCGCGATCGCGCGCGACGCGAATCGGCAGGCTGCGGCCGCGCGTGCGCGCATGGCCGAGCTGGTCGCCCAGCTCCAGGCGTCCGAGGTCACCGACATCGTCAACGTGGGAATCGGCGGCTCCGACCTGGGGCCACGGCTGGTCGTCGACGCGCTGAAGGATTTCGGCACCGGCCGGTACCGCGTGCATTTCCTCACCAATGTCGACGGCAGCGATGCGCAGCATCTTCTCGCCGGGCTGGATCCATCGAAAACGGCCGCGATCCTCGTCTCCAAGACCTTCAGTACGCAGGAGACGCTGCTCAATGGCGCGGTGGTGCGCGACTGGCTCGGTGGCAGCGAGCGGCTGTACGCGGTCAGCGCCAACGTCCCGCGCGCGGAGGCCTTTGGCGTCGCGCCGGAGCGCGTGTTGCCGATGTGGGACTGGGTCGGCGGACGCTATTCGCTGTGGTCGGCGGTGGGTTTCTCGATCGCGCTGGCGGTCGGCATGGACGGGTTCGAGGCGCTGCTGGCCGGCGCGGCCGACATGGATGCGCACGCGCTGCATGCGCCGGTCGCCGCCAACCTGCCGCTGCTGCATGCGTTGACCGCCGTGTGGAACCGCAATGCGCTCGGCCTCGCCACGCACGCCGTGCTGCCGTACGACGAACGTCTCGCGCTGCTGCCGGCCTACCTGCAGCAGCTGGTGATGGAAAGCCTCGGCAAGTCGGTCACGCCGGACGGCCAGCCCGTCGGCATCGACACCGTGCCGGTGCTCTGGGGCGGACCGGGCACCAATTCCCAGCACAGCTTTTTCCAGGCGCTGCACCAGGGCACGCAGACCGTCCCGGCCGATTTCATCGGCGTGGTGACTCCTGCGCATCCGTATGCCGACAACCACGCCGCGCTGCTGTCGAACCTGCTCGCGCAGACCGAGGCCCTGGCCAACGGCTACTCGGCCGACGATCCGCAGAAGTCGTATCCCGGCAATCGTCCGTCGACGCTGCTGCTGCTCGACCGGCTCGAGCCGCGCAGCCTCGGCGCGCTCATCGCGCTCTACGAGCACAGCGTCTACGCGCAGTCGGTGCTGTGGGGCATCAACGCCTTCGATCAGTGGGGCGTCGAGCTCGGCAAGCGCATTGCCGGCGAACTGTTGCCGGCGGTGCAGGGCAACGATGTCGCCGTGAGCGATCCAGTCACGCGCGCGCTGCTGGAAGAGATCCGCGCGCATCGCGTATAG
- the queG gene encoding tRNA epoxyqueuosine(34) reductase QueG gives MNPPVATAESSDAGAQALVARIKAIAAGMGFQRCGIAGIDLREDEAHLRDWLAHGLYGTMDWMARHGDMRARPAELLPGTVRVISVGLDYGRNDDDSAWDTLADGSRAYVARYALGRDYHKLMRNRLQKFAHRIAEEIGPFGHRVFVDSAPVLERALARNAGLGWIGKHTCLIDRNGGSWFFLGEIYVDVPLPVDPPASAHCGTCVRCIEVCPTRAIVAPHRLDARRCIAYLTIEHEGAIDASLRPLIGNRIFGCDDCQLVCPWNKFARRTDEPDFRARNHLDTASLAELFAWDEDEFLQRTEGSPIRRSGHRRWLRNLAVALGNAPGTPEVIAALRSRRRSGDALVDEHVEWALARHGVA, from the coding sequence GTGAACCCACCCGTCGCCACTGCAGAATCCTCCGATGCGGGCGCCCAAGCCCTGGTCGCGCGCATCAAGGCGATCGCGGCCGGGATGGGCTTCCAGCGCTGCGGCATTGCCGGCATCGACCTGCGCGAGGATGAAGCGCATCTGCGGGACTGGCTCGCCCATGGCCTCTACGGCACGATGGACTGGATGGCCCGCCACGGCGACATGCGCGCCCGTCCCGCGGAACTGCTGCCCGGCACCGTGCGCGTGATCTCGGTCGGGCTGGACTACGGACGCAACGACGACGACAGCGCCTGGGACACGCTCGCCGACGGCAGCCGCGCCTACGTGGCGCGTTACGCACTGGGCCGCGACTACCACAAGCTGATGCGCAACCGGCTGCAGAAGTTCGCACATCGCATCGCCGAGGAGATCGGTCCGTTCGGTCATCGCGTGTTCGTCGATTCGGCGCCAGTGCTGGAACGTGCGCTCGCGCGCAATGCCGGGCTCGGCTGGATCGGCAAGCACACCTGCCTGATCGACAGGAACGGCGGCTCCTGGTTCTTCCTCGGCGAGATCTACGTCGACGTGCCGCTGCCGGTCGACCCACCGGCGAGCGCGCACTGCGGCACCTGCGTGCGCTGCATCGAGGTGTGCCCGACGCGCGCGATCGTCGCGCCGCATCGCCTGGATGCGCGCCGCTGCATCGCCTATCTCACCATCGAGCACGAAGGCGCGATCGATGCCTCGCTGCGGCCGCTGATCGGCAACCGCATCTTCGGCTGCGACGACTGCCAGCTGGTCTGTCCCTGGAACAAGTTCGCCAGGCGCACCGACGAACCCGACTTCCGCGCGCGCAACCATCTCGATACCGCGAGCCTGGCCGAGCTGTTCGCCTGGGACGAGGACGAATTCCTGCAGCGCACCGAAGGCTCGCCGATCCGGCGCAGCGGACATCGCCGATGGCTGCGCAACCTCGCGGTCGCGCTCGGCAATGCACCCGGCACGCCCGAGGTGATTGCCGCGCTGCGCAGCCGTCGGCGCTCGGGCGATGCGCTGGTCGATGAACACGTCGAATGGGCCCTGGCGCGGCACGGCGTCGCCTAG
- a CDS encoding NAD(P)H-hydrate dehydratase, translating to MSAPCATPLPGSPLYDEAALRMLEAAALAQESDATGLMQRAGQAGWRTLLAHWPQAQRIVVVCGPGNNGGDGYVLARHAQAAGRAVVVVRLGTHASRTAPAQAMAAAFEAAGGTVEAFAGALPAADVVVDALFGIGLRQAPDAAATALIDAINSAGAPVLALDVPSGCAGDRGSADGAAVRATHTVQFLLPQLGLQTGDGPDLAGSLSLDTLGIDPLLADVPPQARRIAAADLGHWLRPRARNAHKGRHGRVLCIGGDHGTGGAVLLAAGAALRSGAGLVEVATQGAHVAPLLARWPEAMVRRTDSVSALAGALEAADVIALGPGLGQGAWGHALFDETVAAACAAPTPLVLDADALNLLAAHPRPLPPRTILTPHPGEAARLLGTTTDAIQRDRPAAVRELARRWNAVVVLKGAGSLVCAPDALPWLVAAGNPGMAAGGMGDVLTGVIAALCAQGLGVESAAACGALLHAVAGDVAASSGGARGLSPLDLIDALRSCANPGAAA from the coding sequence ATGAGCGCTCCCTGTGCCACGCCGCTGCCGGGCTCCCCGTTGTACGACGAGGCTGCGCTGCGCATGCTCGAAGCGGCAGCACTGGCGCAGGAGTCCGATGCGACCGGGCTCATGCAGCGCGCCGGCCAGGCGGGCTGGCGCACGCTGCTCGCGCACTGGCCGCAGGCGCAACGTATCGTCGTGGTCTGCGGCCCCGGCAACAACGGCGGCGATGGCTATGTACTCGCGCGCCACGCGCAAGCCGCTGGCCGCGCGGTCGTCGTCGTGCGGCTGGGCACGCACGCGTCACGCACCGCGCCGGCCCAGGCGATGGCCGCCGCCTTCGAAGCAGCTGGCGGCACAGTCGAGGCCTTCGCAGGCGCGCTGCCGGCGGCCGATGTCGTGGTCGACGCGCTGTTCGGCATCGGCCTGCGGCAGGCGCCGGATGCCGCCGCGACTGCGCTCATCGACGCGATCAACAGCGCCGGCGCGCCAGTGCTCGCGCTCGACGTGCCCAGCGGATGCGCGGGCGATCGCGGCAGCGCGGACGGCGCCGCGGTGCGGGCGACGCACACCGTGCAGTTCCTGCTGCCGCAGTTGGGCCTGCAGACCGGTGACGGCCCCGACCTCGCCGGCAGCCTTTCGCTTGACACTCTCGGCATCGACCCCCTGCTCGCGGATGTACCACCCCAGGCACGGCGCATCGCGGCTGCGGACCTGGGGCACTGGTTGCGCCCGCGGGCGCGCAACGCGCACAAGGGCCGGCACGGGCGCGTGCTGTGCATCGGCGGCGACCACGGCACCGGCGGCGCGGTGTTGCTCGCGGCAGGCGCCGCGCTCCGCAGTGGCGCCGGGCTGGTGGAAGTGGCGACCCAGGGCGCACACGTCGCGCCATTGCTCGCGCGCTGGCCCGAAGCGATGGTGCGCCGGACCGACAGTGTCTCGGCGTTGGCCGGTGCGCTCGAGGCCGCCGACGTCATCGCGCTGGGGCCTGGCCTGGGGCAGGGCGCGTGGGGACATGCACTGTTCGACGAAACGGTCGCGGCGGCATGCGCGGCACCGACGCCGCTGGTGCTGGATGCCGATGCCTTGAACCTGCTCGCCGCGCACCCCCGGCCGCTGCCGCCGCGGACCATCCTGACCCCGCATCCGGGCGAAGCCGCCCGGCTGCTGGGCACCACGACCGACGCCATCCAGCGCGATCGTCCCGCTGCGGTCCGTGAACTGGCCCGCCGCTGGAACGCGGTGGTCGTGCTCAAGGGTGCCGGCAGCCTGGTCTGTGCGCCGGATGCGCTGCCATGGCTGGTGGCTGCCGGCAACCCGGGTATGGCGGCCGGCGGCATGGGGGATGTGCTGACCGGTGTCATCGCCGCGCTCTGCGCGCAGGGTCTGGGCGTCGAGTCCGCCGCGGCCTGCGGGGCGCTGCTGCATGCGGTGGCCGGGGATGTCGCGGCCTCCAGCGGCGGCGCGCGCGGCCTCTCGCCGCTGGACCTGATCGATGCATTGCGCAGCTGCGCCAATCCCGGAGCTGCAGCATGA